The sequence TAGTTGCCGGTGCCGACGTGGCTGTAGCGGCGCAGGGTGTCGCCTTCCTGGCGGACCACCAGCGACAGCTTGCAGTGCGTCTTGAGGCCGACCAGGCCGTAGACGACGTGGCAGCCGGCCTCCTCCAGCTTGCGGGCCCACTTGATGTTGGCCTGCTCGTCGAAGCGGGCCTTGATCTCCACCAGCACCAGTACCTGCTTGCCCGCCTCGGCCGCGTCGATCAGCGCGTCCACGATCGGCGAGTCACCGGAGGTGCGGTAGAGCGTCTGCTTGATGGCCAGCACGTCGGGGTCGGCGGCGGCCTGGTCGAGGAAGGACTGCACGGAGGTGGAGAACGAGTCGTACGGGTGGTGCAGCAGGACGTCCCGCTCGCGCATCGCGGCGAAAATGTCCGGCGGCGAGGCGGACTCGACCTCGGCGAGGTCGCGGTGGGTGCCGGCCACGTAGGGCGGGAACTTCAGCTCCTCGCGGTCCAGGGCGGCGATCGCGAAGAGCCCGGTCAGGTCGAGCGGGCCGGGCAGCGGATAGACCTCGGTGTGCTTCATCTTCAGCTCGTGGACGAGCAGGTCGAGCACCCGCGGCGCGATCGACTCCTCGACCTCCAGCCGCACCGGCGGCCCGAAGCGGCGCCGCATCAGCTCCTTCTCCAGGGCCTGCAGCAGGTTCTCCGCGTCGTCCTCCTCGACCTCCAGGTCCTCGTTGCGGGTGACGCGGAACATGTGGTGGTCGAGGACCTCCATGCCCGGGAACAGCTCGTCGAGGTGGGCGGCGATCACGTCCTCCAGCGGGACGTACCGCTGCGGGCTCGCCTCCAGCAGCCGGGACAGGATCGGCGGCACCTTCACCCGGGCGAAGTGCTCGTGCCCGGAGACCGGGTTGCGGACCACCACCGCGAGGTTCAGCGACAGGCCGGAGATGTACGGGAAGGGGTGCGCCGGGTCGACCGCGAGCGGGGTCAGCACCGGGAAGATCTGCTTGCGGAAGAGGGTGGCCAGCCGGGCCTGCTCCTGGCCGGTCAGATCGCCCCAGCGGATGACGTGGATGCCCTCGTCGGCCAACTGCGGGCCGACGTCGTTCTGGAAGCAGGCGGCGTGCCGGGCCATCAGCTCGCGGGACCGGGTCAGGATCAGGTCCAGCACGTCGCGCGGCTGGAGACCGGACGCGGAGCGGGTGGCGACACCGGTGGCCATCCTGCGCTTCAGGCCGGCCACCCGGACCATGAAGAACTCGTCGAGGTTGCTCGCGAATATGGCCAGGAAGTTCGCGCGTTCCAGGAGCGGGGTGGACGGGTCCTCGGCGAGCTCCAGAACCCGCTCGTTGAACGCCAGCCAGCTGCGCTCGCGGTCCAGGAAACGGCCCTGCGGGAGTTCCTCGCCGAATTCCTCGCCGGCCTCGGCCAGCCCGGGCGGCTCCGGGTCGAGAGCGGGGACCACTCGCGGCCGGAAAGCGCCGTCGGGAGTGCTGAAGGTGCCGTTCGCGGCGTGCCCGCCCGTGCCTCCGGCAGTCTGAGCCGCCTGGGCGGTCTGCGCGGGTACATTCGGGTGGTTTGTCTGGGCCATGGGTTTCGAGCCCTCCTCCGGTTCCGGCACATCCGCCCTATGGGCGGCCCCCGTACGGCGGCCGACGGCCGTCGCTCCATTGTCCCGTGTACCTGCGGGTTTCGGCAGGTCGGGCGGGGGTGTGGGGTGCGGGGCAGCGTGCTGCACCCAGCGATGTTCGCAAGCGCGGTTGAATGACCGGTAAAGAGAGCATTGCCGTCAGGCAAGCGGGGTGCTTCCAGCAAGGGTGCGCTGACCCTCCGGGGTGGCCCTGTCCGCGGTGTACGGGACCTTGCGGTCCGCGGTGACTTGTCGCGCCGTTCTCCCCCTGGCTTCGCCGGGAGGTACCCCCACGCGCCCCTGAGTATGCGCGGCTCTTCCGCGAAAAGACCCTCACCCCCTTCAGCGGCCCGGGTGTGCTTGCTCTGCCCGGTGCTTTGTCGCGCTGGACGACCGCTCGGGCTGCTGCTGCGGGGGTTTGCCGGATCTTCGGTGGGCGGACTGCTGGGCGCGCAGTTCCCCGCGCCCCTGTTTGTGGCTACTCACCGCGGAAGAGGTGCACCATCCAGGGGCACCCGGGGGGCCCTAATTCTCCGTTCGGTACATGAGGTCGGTTTCGTGGGTGGTGAAGCCGAGGCGTTCGTAGACGGCGACGGCGGGCGCGTTGTCGGCGTCGACGTAGAGCATGGCGGTGGCGAGGCCGCGATCCAGGGCGAGGTGGCGCAAGCCGATCGCGGTGAGCGCGCGGCCGAGACCGCTGCCCTGTTCGCCCGGGGCGACCCCGACGACGTAGACCTCGCCCAGCCCCTCGGCCGCGTGCACCTTGGTCCAGTGGAAGCCGACCGGCTCGGAGCCGCGGAAGGCGAGGAAGAACCCGGCCGGGTCGAACCAGGACTCGGCGACGCGGTCGTCGAGGTCGGCGCGGGTGATACCGCCCTGCTCGGGGTGGTGCGCGAAGGCCGCCGCGTTGACCGTGAGCCAGGCGCTCTCGTCCTGGCCGGGCACGAAGGTGCGGACGGTGACGCCGTCGGGCAGCCGGGGCTCGGGCACCCCGGTCAGCTCGGCGTCGAGCGGGCGGCGCATCTGCCGCAGCTCGCGGAAGAGTTTCATGCCGAGCCGCTGGGCGAGGTGCCGAGCGGCGGGATGCCCGCCGTGCGCCCACACCCGCAGCCGCCGGTCGGTGGCGGCGAGCAGCTCCGCCGCCAGC comes from Streptomyces sp. NBC_00448 and encodes:
- the mshD gene encoding mycothiol synthase, with translation MSDRRIETRTDLPDDAARAVLDLIEAAAAEDGQPAVSEQGRLHIRKAGRPGVRHLLLWTPTPRPGPDGTTAEELTGYGQIDGTDPVEAPSAEFVVHPQRRSQRHGQALAAELLAATDRRLRVWAHGGHPAARHLAQRLGMKLFRELRQMRRPLDAELTGVPEPRLPDGVTVRTFVPGQDESAWLTVNAAAFAHHPEQGGITRADLDDRVAESWFDPAGFFLAFRGSEPVGFHWTKVHAAEGLGEVYVVGVAPGEQGSGLGRALTAIGLRHLALDRGLATAMLYVDADNAPAVAVYERLGFTTHETDLMYRTEN
- a CDS encoding RNA degradosome polyphosphate kinase: MAQTNHPNVPAQTAQAAQTAGGTGGHAANGTFSTPDGAFRPRVVPALDPEPPGLAEAGEEFGEELPQGRFLDRERSWLAFNERVLELAEDPSTPLLERANFLAIFASNLDEFFMVRVAGLKRRMATGVATRSASGLQPRDVLDLILTRSRELMARHAACFQNDVGPQLADEGIHVIRWGDLTGQEQARLATLFRKQIFPVLTPLAVDPAHPFPYISGLSLNLAVVVRNPVSGHEHFARVKVPPILSRLLEASPQRYVPLEDVIAAHLDELFPGMEVLDHHMFRVTRNEDLEVEEDDAENLLQALEKELMRRRFGPPVRLEVEESIAPRVLDLLVHELKMKHTEVYPLPGPLDLTGLFAIAALDREELKFPPYVAGTHRDLAEVESASPPDIFAAMRERDVLLHHPYDSFSTSVQSFLDQAAADPDVLAIKQTLYRTSGDSPIVDALIDAAEAGKQVLVLVEIKARFDEQANIKWARKLEEAGCHVVYGLVGLKTHCKLSLVVRQEGDTLRRYSHVGTGNYHPKTARLYEDLGLLTADPKVGADLSHLFNRLSGYSRRETYNRLLVAPRSLRDGLIQRILAEIGHHRAGRPAYVRVKVNSIVDEVVIDALYRASQAGVPVDIWVRGICAVRPGVDGLSENIRVRSVLGRFLEHSRVFVFGNGGEPEVWLGSADMMHRNLDRRIEALVRVTDPGHRATLNGLLETGMSDATASWHLAADGDWTRHSTDSDGRPLRNVQEMLIDARRRRRGPSAAT